The nucleotide window CGGGCCACGTCCCTTCTAGACTGTTTCCCCGCCAGGAGATCCCTGGCAGGCCTGTCCTGCGGGGACACTGTCAGATGCGTTGTGACGGTGTGGTCTTTGTCTTGAAGGTGGAGCGGCAGAGGAGGCTGGAAAGGATAAAGCAGAAGCAGTCTCAGCTTCAGGAGCTCATCCTGCAGGTAATGGCCCTGCTCGCAGCAAGCACCCCTACGCCCACATGGTTTCCTGGCCAGCTCACGCGCAGGACAGAGGGCGGGAGGGCGCGTTCACATGGCTCACCAGTGCTGTCCTGAGCGCTGTGTGTCATGCACCTCGCTTAACGGACTCTGTCACAGGTGCATGAATAGGAGACGTAGTGCAAGCAGGGTCATACTGCCCGCAGCCTCGGAGCGGGTCCTCAGTGGGTAAGAAGGGATCCCGTTCGTGAAATCTCTGCTTTGAGAGTTTGAATGGACCCACTGGGCTCCTGCACAGGCGTCGCGGACGTGAACTCTAGACGTGGGCCTTGTTCCcagagagagtgcgtgtgagcAAACGTGTAGTGTGTGTGCTGGTTGTCACAGAGTCTAAGTGGCAGGAGGGATGCACTTTGGAGGGTAGCACGTGAGCCTTCCCTAGGACAGGTAGGAAGCACGTTCTAGGGTGTGATGGCGAGTGTGGGTCAGAGGTCAGCACCCGTGGTCGGTGGGTGGCACCGTCCCCTGCACCTGCAGAGATGTCCACGGGTAGGGCCCTTGTCCCTGTAAGGTCCTGGAGATGTCTGTCTGGGTTGGAAGGAGAAACAGAGCTTGCTGGAGGGGTGGCCAGTCCCTGGATTGAGGCTGTGGTGCTGGGGCCGTCTGGCTGGGCCCTGGGATCGGGGAGGAGTCCAGTGCAGGGAGGTCAGCTGCCACAGAAGTGCTGGGTGGTCAGGAAAGGGAAGATAACTTGGTGATTTATTGAGGTGCCCTGCACCCCAAGGGCAGTGAGACCACAGGCCCTGTGGTCAGGTTGGAGGGTGTGGGGGAGCCCTGGGACCCTGGGGGGACAAGTGTAGGGAGGTCTCAGGACAGACAGGCCCAGCAGCTGAGGTTGGGAGATCTCTGAACAGGGAAAAGTCCAGGAGGGGCCGGCAGGGAGGTTGGGATGCCTGCTGGCCCCGCACCTGCAGACCACGGCGGAGGCTGTATGTATTGTCCCGCTGGGCGGTCTGGGTGTGGGGGCACCCTACCTGAGCCTCGGTGTCTCCTTCGCCCCAGAGGAGGTCTCCTGTGGTGGGAATGCTTTGCTGGGCAGGAAGGTGGGAAAGCAGCACCCCCCGCCCTCATCCTTCTGCTCGGTGAGCACCGAGGCACCaggccagctggggagggaggggcgctTTCTGCCACAGCAGCGGGAGGGTCATCCTGAAGGTGCTGTCATTTTGGGGCTGAGCACCTGTGCCCCCAGAGAGCCCTGCCCCGGCGGTGTGCTGGCGTTTGCTCCTCTGGGAGGTTCTGGATGTGTGGCTGCATGTCTGCCTTCTGGGGTGGGTGCATACAGGGACAGGCTGGTCCTGGGGATGTTTCTGTCTTAGAGGTGTGAGCGCCTGCATCCGTTCTCCTCGGGGTGTGTGCTTTTCTTCAGGGTGTGCTTTCTCTGCTGGGCCCTGATCCCCTCCCcgttcccccctccccgcccactgTCCTCTCTGACCTCTCAAGGGGCCGACCCCTGTTTCTGTGCTGTGCGGCCGGGGGTGGGGTCGTCGGGGACTCCTGTGGACAAGGCCTTAGATCGAGGCAGCTGGTGTGAGCGGCTGGCGGTGGCTCCTCTTTTGTAGCAAATTGCCTTCAAGAACCTGGTGCAGAGGAACCGCCAGGCAGAGCAGCAAGCCAGCCGGCCGCCCCCCCCAAACTCGGTCATCCACCTGCCTTTCATCATCGTCAACACCAGCAAGAAGACTGTCATCGACTGCAGCATTTCCAATGACAAGTAGGTAGTCCCCggagggcccccccacccccccaggtcCCAGCTGAGGCTCAGGTCGGAGTGGAGGATGCCACCCTCACAGTTAGGAAAGACGGAGTGCGTCTGCTTGCTCGTTTGTACAAGTACTAACTCTGATTAAGTACAGTCTTTTAGCATAATTAAGGTACAGACTCATTTCTCACATCCCTGGTTATaaacatttgtcttttaaaaggaaaacgggcccctggggggcttagtagggtgagcgtctgactctaggtctcggctcaggtcatgatcttggggttcacgagtttgagcccctgcatcaggctctgctgacagcagggagcctgcttggaactctctctccctctctctctgcccctccccattcacactccctatctctctctcaagataaatggataaacattttaaaaatacataaaagggaaACAGATAAAGTCTGAGGTGTTGTTACTAGCACACCTGTTTAAACATCCAGAGAGCACGTTCACTGTGGGGGGTGCTGCGGGCAGCGCAGAGTGGAGCCCGTGGGTTTGGCAGGACAGCAGATGAAAAGGGGCCCAAGTGAGGTTGGGGTGAGGGGCGTTCCCGCTGAGGGGACTGGAGccactcctgcccctccctgtcttgaAGATGGCAGGTGACTCCCTTTCTGGGGGTGACTGTCCCCAGGTTCGAGTACCTGTTCAACTTTGACAACACGTTTGAGATCCACGACGACGTTGAGGTGCTGAAGCGCATGGGAATGGCCTGCGGCCTGGAATCTGGCACCTGCTCTGCCCAGGACCTGAAGACAGCGAGGAGCCTGGTGCCCAAGGCACTGGAGCCCTATGTGACAGGTCAGTCACGTCCGCGAGCCACGGGGGCCCCACCCTAGCCCAGGATGTCTGGCGAGAGCAGGGACAGCCTGGGCGGGAGGGCTGGGGCTGTGGAGGTAGGGGGAGCGTGGCATGGGGAGGCCACAGCGGCGTGCTGTGGCTTTGCCGGTGTAGTTGACGCGATGAAGGTGCTAAGTGAGGGTTTCACCTTCTGTGTGcaagtggggtggggctggaggtctCGCAGGCAGGACGGCCCCCCCGACCCCCAGAGGGCCGTCGGTGCCCCCTGCCAGGTGACCCAGCGTGGCCTCCTCCTGACTCAGGGGCGAGGAGCTGTGTGCCTGGTGAGCTGAGCCCTGGTCCTCCCACTGCCTTCCCTTCTGGGGACTTCTCTGCTGAGCACTAGGGCCGTGGCCACAGAGGGAAGGGGCTTTGTGGTGAAAGAGCTGTGGCGGGGGCTGTCCCCCAGAGGTGCTGGGCTGGATTGGACCGCTGGGCACCTGCCGCCCCCCAGGGCCCTGGACAAGTCCCTGGCACTGGCTACGCTCTGGCACACCCACTCAAGCCGGCAGTCACGGTTGGTCCCTCTTGGGGAGGAAGGTGCTCGGGGGACCGGCCATCCGGCCTGTGGCCGCCTGGTTGCAGCGCGAGCCTCCACCTGTGACCTTTGCTgcgttttcttctcttctcagagATGGCTCAGGGATCGATCGGAGGGGTGTTCGTCACATCGGTGTCCACCTCCAACGGCACGAGGCTTTCTGCCAGGTGACCGCGGCTCTGCCCGGGGCGGGACCCCACACGCAGGCCAGGCACAGCTCACAACACAACCCTGTTGTTGCCTCTTAACACACTTGGGGCCACAACGTGCACAGAATTTTGTTCCCTGCTGTCTTCAATTTGCCATTTACTGTAGTAGTTTTTGTGTGTCACTAAAGGTGCTTTATTATTTAAACCATTGGGTGTTAGTCTTTGGTCCAGCCGTCGCACGGAACAGAATTATGTTGTTCCTGGGTATTTATCTTAggtttttaaagattaatataattttttctctaaGTATTGACAAAACAGGGTCTTATTAACTTTCACGGTATATTAGGTTACACATTACCCATACTACCTTCTGTCAGTCCTACGTAatgataaatgttaaatttttttaaatataaggtaGACAAGCAGTCTGTAGGTTCAACCAAGTGGGATGGATCTGATCTGATAAAGGACAGTGTAGCTTTCTGTGGCCATCACGCAACTCCTGGGTTCTGTGGCACCTGCACTGAAGTCTTTGGTGGGGTGTCTGGCCCCGGTCAGGGTTAGGTGGAGGtcagctccctccctctgcctatgtgcatgtgcgtgtgtgcatgtgtgtgcgtgtgtgcagtAGTCTGTGTGATGCTGATAACCAGTTATTGCAAGAGGCAGAATTTGGGTATTTTTTAGCTTTTCATGTTCGTGAAATTGTTTTTACTGATTAAAGTTTCAGAGACTCACATCAGCTTTTACATGAGGGAAGCAAAGCCATTACCATTTCAGAAGAAAAACCAACGTAAACACCAGCCTGACGTTTACAAAAGCGCAGTAATTTGCTGGGCAGTTGGGTGGTTCCCACTTAGAAAAGAGGCTGCAGTTTGAAGCAGCTTTAGGGCTAAATTTTTGGCCTTTTCTGATGTTTGCGAGGCTGGGTTTCCCAGTTGTGGGGTTCCTTTGTCAAAGAGCATAATGATGAATGGTCCTCATCGCACCGTGCGAACAAATCCTAACTAGCGAGGGACATGTGTGTTTGCGCGTTAGAGAAAAGCATCGCCGTGCCCCAGCTCtggcctggggcagaggtgggggcagtGCCCTCAGGGCCCCGTCCATGCTGGCCCGCCAGAGCCGTCCACGCTGGCCCACCAGAGCCGCCCTCGGCAGTCGTTCCTTGTCTAAAACGCGTGTCCTGCACAGCTCTGCCCCCACGTCCTGTGCTCTCAAGGCAACTGCAGGCCTTCTAGGCTGGTGGCGGAGGGGTACCCGAGTCCCGCATGCTTGTGGGAGGTGACCGGCCAGAATCTGGGGGATCTCTGTGCAGCTCTGCGTTGCAGGCTGGAATCCCTTTAGTGTCTGATGTCTCTTAGGATACTTTTCTTGTTGCTAGACCCAAATACCAAGGAATCACAGTGACTTTTGACAACAAGTGTCTGAGCAGGTCACACGGGTGTGTGCACCTCTTAGTGGGTGTGGGCAGTCACCTTTCGGGGCCCCAGGACCGTGTCTGCTGCCTTGTGTCTgacccactctgtgccaggggCCGCCTGAACCCAGAGGTGTTTCCTCAGGaccccagtttttaaaatctctctgTTCTAGGCCAGGGTCTTGCCTGAGGCACTGGTGCCATTTGGGGCTAGATGACTGTCCTGCATGCTGCCCGGTGCCTTGTTGATGTGTTTGGTGGCACCCTTGGGCCCAGGTGCCAATAGTCACCCCCCTCACACCCCATGTGACAGCCAGAGATGATTACGTGTCCCCTGCTGAGACTCTCAGGGCCCAGTGCCAACATAGATGGGTTCCAGACGCACGTCTGAGCAGCCCTGCTTCCCTCCAGCACCCAGCCCTGCGACTCCACCTCTCTGcgcccctgctccctgccctgtCGACCCCACTGGCCTTCAGAAAGTGCCATTTCCTGAAATGGTAGAATGTGTGGGGTCCTGGGGGCTGTTCCTGGAAGTTCAGCTTGCAGAGTGTGTGAGACTCCTGTTACAGCTCTGCTCCCAGGGCTCCGCACGGTATAGGgcagagggtggtggtggtggtggtggagtgtGGGCCTGGGGTGTCCtttacacacgcacgcacacacaagtgCATGTATATACCATCGCAAGGCAGTACACATGCACGCATGCGACCACATGACTACACACGTGCATATACAaccacatatatgtatacacgtgCACACAaccacacgcatgcatgcacacacacatgtgcatatacaaCCACGCACAACCACATACGTGCATAAATGTGCACACACAACTATGCACATGCATATACAACCACATACAgtcacacatgtgcatacatgtgcacacacatacatagccATGCACATAACACGTGCACACACAACTCGCTTGGCACCCCCATGCGCTGCCATCTGGAATGCCTTTGGAGGGCTCCATGTCCTTTTTGGGGCCCCTTTTTCCTCACCTGTTGTCCCCTTCCTCCTGGAGATCCAGGAGGTCACAAGTACAAGGCCTGGAAGAAGGACCTGTGGTTTCCAGTTTATGCCCGTCGGGGCTTGGTTTGTGATGTCATGACAGATATTGTGGCCCTGCCGGCGTTGCCTCGTGTGTGGTGATCTGTGTCTTGAGGAGGGGCTTGGGGTGAAGTGCCACCTCGGCAGGAGTGGACGTGGGGGCGCCCCACTCGGGCTGCGTGCTGCTGACCGCCTTGTCTCCTCGTTCCCGCAGCGACCTGACCAATGGTGCGGATGGCGTGCTGGCCACGAGCTCCAGCGGGTCCCAGTACAGCGGCTCCCGGGTGGAGACCCCCGTGTCGTACGTcggggaggacgaggaggaggacgacgactTCAATGAGAATGAGGAGGAGGACTGACACCCGCGGCCGGCCCTCACAGTCCGCGTCGGGAGAGACTGCTTTTGGTGTGGGCTGGGTTCCTCCTTGGCCCCTCCCGAGGAGACGCCAGAGCGGGCGAGGGCTGCGTTCTGCGGGGGCTTGGGGCGCGCTGGGGCGCCGGCCATGACGCAGGGCCTCTCTCCGCTGTCCAGGATCTTGTTTGCGTTGTCTGTCTGTAGCTCAGAGTTCACTTTGCCCCTTGGTTCTTGCTGAGTGTGCCTCCTCCCACAGCCCGCCGGCAGCCGCGGACGGTGCCGGCCGAGCCCTGCTCTTCAGCCTTGGGCCACGAATTGTATTAGGactttattttcccttaaattaTATTGACTGTGTGACTCCATCAAGttcgttcattttttttttcctctatgttgCAGCAAATTGCGaagttctttatttgtttttgttttgtttgataaaAGTTCACTGCTGTGCTGGTGCAGCTACGAAAACTGGAGGGCTTGGAGCGGCGTGCGGCTTGCGGTGAGGCCTGCCTGATTTCTCACAGGCAGCGTCTGCAGACTTTACTATATAGTTGTTTACACACCTACACGTCTGTCGTCTAAAGACGCAAACGGAAACAAACGTCGTATTTGTTTCGTGAGCATCTTCCTATAATCTACGATAAAGTTGACATTAAATATAGAGAatgttctaacagttttttaactcaaaatttgTCAAtcatttttaatagttctttttttataaaaagaaacggAATTTCAGGACAGGCAGTAgtcccttttaaaatttattcacaaAGAACCATTAACCGCACAGTTGCTGTTAGCTGCCTGTTCTACAACAATAGTCTTTTTATTGAAACACAAATAAacttttctgtaatattttatggaatataaaGAGACTTTAATTGTTTGACTTGTTTAACTCGGCACTgttagtttttattaataaaacgCGCATGGGCATTTTAAACCAGCTCCGTGTTCCTCTAATTCACGATTATTGTGCGGAAGCTGCAGCGTGTGTCTTCTCGCTGAGCGAGGACAGTCACCGGGCCGCGCACAGAGcacccctcaccctcctcctgcGTCCTCAGAGCTGGGACAGGTTCTGGGCTGTTGAGTCTCAGAAAGAATAAGATCGTCAGAGAAGAAAGGACAGTTCACCATCTTAACTTGAACCAGCTGAGAAAACCCACCAGTGTTTTGAAGCCACAGGCCTTGCAAGGGAGTCCACAGTCCCGTGGGTGGATGTGGCCACCTGCCTGCTCTGGCCGGTCATGACTTCCCTCAACTGCCCTGAGGGCCAGGGGGCCACTGAGTTCTGGCGCCCTTTGCCTGCTGTGTGTGGGCGGGACCCCCGGACAACGTGTGGGGTGCTTGCATGGGAGTAAGACACCAGGTCGCATGCGATACTAGGGTGGGAGGCGGGATTCCTCTGGGACAGGGGGCTTGTTTGGCCACAATGCTCCAGGTTTTTCTAGAGCAGCTGGCAGAGGCGGAGGCGTGCCCCTTGGTGACCGCAGCGCCCTGACTCCCTCTGGGGTTTGCTCTGCCCCACCCGCCACCCGCTCACCACCCCTTCTTACCAGCCAGAGCTCTGGCTCCCCAGCGTAGTCTGATTTCCCTGACTTGGGATTGAAACTTTAAGAAGAGGGTTCTTAAAGAAAAAGtgacttttttgttatttttccctttatcagGAAAGACGTGACTGTTGTATGTAGAGCAAAGTGTGACTTTAATGTGCTTTATTTGTACAGGGTAGGAATTGTGTCTTTAAAAGCAAGCCTTCCGATCGTCCGTCCTCGTGAGGCGTGTTTCTTGCTGACGCGGGTCCCAGGAGATCGCAGAGGTcagggaagctgaggcacagTAAGGAGAGAGAAGTTCGCCTGGGGCGAGTATCTGGGTCTCATTAGTGGGTAACCACTGCCTCGGGGTCATCGTGTTGGCCCAGCGTTTTGATCCTCACTACGAATTCTGTGTCAAGGAGCAGAGAGGACTTAGCGAGAAGCCGTCAACTCCAGTGCTAAGTGCTTACAGGTCACGGCCTGCGGCTCTGGGCTGGCTTCCAGTGCTTGGCGGCCGGGCACCCTGCTCTCTACTGCTGGATTTTGAGCTTGAACTCCACCTTCCCCTCGTAGGGATCGTGGGGGTTGTCAAATGTTACATGATCGGCCAGGATCTTGCACACGATGAGGACCTCCGTGTTTCTGGGGACGTTGAGAAGTTTTACAGCAACCAGAGGGTTGCTGTAGTGGGGCTGGAACAATGTGGGAAGACGGGAGGAAGCGAGAGTTAGAAACTGTGGCAGACATCCGGGCGGGCTGCTTGGAGGCGGTGCCCGCCTGCCCTATCTGAGCATGGCTGCCCTCACGCTCTGCTGTGTGCCAGAACTCACAGGGACAGAGGGGTCTCTCTCCATGTAGGAACGAGGAGAGTCGGTCTGGGGGGTGAGACAGCACCAGTGACAAAGTTGGCCTCAAATTGTACTTGAtgaaaattagtttaaaaataaaacaggaaaaattaagAGACTTGGAGGAAGTGCTTCAAAATGGATATGTGATGTCCCAACAGGATTTGGGAAGTGCTCGGAAGGTAGAAGAATTAGGTTTGATATTTATGTTTTGTGTGAGAGCCTTGTGCTTTCCGGTAGTTACGGGTGGTGGGTTTGGGAAGTGCCCAGAGAGCTATGTGGTCAGGATGGGCTGAGGCAGCCTGGTTTGCAGTGCAGGTGAATGTTGATGGCTGTCCTCACGCTGAGCACGTTGCTAACTTTGAGACGGTTCTGCGGCTGGTGGCAGGCCTACCTGTGCTTTGCTCCCGTAGTAAGGGAAGTAGTGGAGGCTGAAGGTGCCGTTGGGTGGGAAGTACTCCACCTGCAGGGGCTGGGCATCCTTTTGCTGGTCCTGGGGACAGAGAGGCCACCACCTGGGTGAGGCAGGAGCTGGGTACATGTGCGTGCAGCTTGTGTGTGTCCTGCCtggttgtctgtgtgtgtgtgcacgctaaCAGTTCATGTGCAGTTACCAGAGACCAGATCTGGTCTTTAGGATCAGTCCTGAGATCCCATTGGGCACATAACCTATTAGTTTGCCAAACTAAGGTCACTTTGGTGACCTATCAGAGTGAAGAATGTGCTGGTCTGTCCGTATACGGGAGTGAAAGCCGAGAGGCTGGGTGGGCCGGTTTTGCCAAAACTGGCCAAAAGTTTGCGTGACAGTCTGGGGTAAGCACTGCTTTCTCGTTTCTCGTCATTGTCAGAGTCTGCGAACTGCCTGGCGGGTGGCTGGATTTCGTCAGAACACAGATGGAGAACACTTTGGTGTCTGTTAAAGCTCAGGTTGGCCTACATGTGTGGTCGAGTGACTACAGGAGGGCCCAGAGCGAGCCAGGGACTCGCCCACAAGAGACAGGCCCTGGAGGTAGGCGCTGCCCTAAGGGAGCCTCCTGTCGCAGCCGCCAGGGAAACAAGCTTTAGAAAATAATGATGAACGGAAGCAGTCTGTTTTTTTGTGCTTGAAAACTGGTTTTGCAtcgggaggcgggggggggggggggggggggggcggggctcagccagttaagcgtctgactcttgattttggctcaggtcgtggtctcatagtttgtgacaTGGAAcactgcttcgggctctgtgctgacagtgtggagcctgcttgggattctccctctctctctgcccctcccctgtgtgcgtgcgcgtgctcgctctctctctctctctctctctctctctctctcaaaataggtaaatgaaaaaatttttaaaaagctggtttTTAGAAAAACTGGACTGAATTCATGCCAACTCTTAGGAGCCCGAACACGTATGCTGTTAAACATCCATGGCTGTTGGTCACCTGGCATACGTGTaagtaaataagagaaaaaaaccgTAAAAAGGTACCTCGGTTTTTTCTAAACTGCCACCAAATACTTTGAAGCGTGTTAGTAACGTACTGTTCCAGACGCTTCTGGAAGCAGAACAGTAACAACGATACACTGTTTTTCTTACTCGGTTTTTGTGCCCTTAATGAAGCTGCTCTAAGTGATGGTTTGTGACGGTTGGTGCGACTGTGAATCCGGACGGTTGGGCTGGCGGCTGAGAGGAGCTTGGGGAGAAGTGGCTCCACCGCCACGGCCGCGCACTCACCAGGAAGGCGCAGTCCACCCTGGGCGCCGTGCTGTTGCTGGGGAGGAACTTGACGATCTGGAAGGGAAGGGCATCCTTGTAGCTCTCCTGCCGGCTGTGTGTGTGAAGGGCCTGTCCGGCCTGGGGCTCCGTTGTCACCGCCCGCAGAGCCACTCCCTGGTGCTCCGTGGGGCCCTGGAGCGGGCACGGCAGCTGCCCCCGCCGCCCGCAGCTCACCTGTGCTGCTCCCACGTCATGCTCTTTCAGCCTCCTGGGGTCTCGGCCTTCGGATGTACCTCCTTGTGCCTGGTGCCCAGGGCAGTACTGCCCTCCCTGCACGCCCTTCCCCTGCCAGGCGGTGACGAGACCCAGCAGGGACCCAGGAGCGTGTGCAGGGCACACACTCGTGGCCTCCCCGTCTCTCGGGAAGGGAGATAAATAGCACTCGGCAGGTGTGGGGAGTCCCCAGACCGCACCTGTCGCCCAGTATGGAGCAGACACCCCTGGCCCTTCTGCCGTCGTCAGCCTCTGGTGGGATGTTCCCGTCCCCTGCACCGAGGCTGCATGGGCTGTGCTCTCCTGCGGCTCTCACACTGGCCTGTCCAGCCTCCCTCATGCCTGCCAGAGGGTCCCTGGCCCATATTGAAAACCTCTGCTCTGGATTGTGTCCGGGTGCCCTCCCAGCACCTGTATGTGGCCCGGCTGCTGTCGAGCTGTTGTGCACACGAGCTGGACTCTGCTGCCCAGTGTCGAGGTACTGCTGCTGTGTGAGCTGTTTTCAGGTCGTATTGGGGGGGAAGCTCAGGGCAAGCTGAGCATAGGAACAGAGCGGGAGGGGGCAGCGGTGCGCGTCCCAGCCCCGCCACCGTGGACAGGGGCACGTGGGGCACGTGAGGGCCAGACCCCCGGCCTCCATGCCACGGCCGTCTCCACAGGGGCCCTCAGGACTCACCCTGTTCATTTTAATCACAAAGCACGGCCTTCCTTCTGCGAAGCCGAAGTTGGGGTCCACCAGCCCTGAGCAATTTTGCAGCATGTCTGCTGTGAACTTGCAGGAGAACTTGGTGTGGTTGGGGGCCATGAACTTTTCCTGGAAGAAGTACTCCTTAAAGGTGCAGTTGATGCTGTCCTGCTGGGACTCTGGCGAGTAGCCTGCGGGGACACGTGCACTGGGGCTGGCTGGAGGGGGGCATAGCCCAGGCCCCTCCACGAAATTGTCTTGGAAGCGGGAAAAGCAGAGGCTGGAAGCTTGTTAAACTTCACCTGCCAGGAAGGTGTGGAGGGTGTGCACGAGGTCCACCCAGGTCCTGTTGTCAGAAACATTGTAGGAAATGTCCAGGCCCTTGTCCCCGTAGACATCTGGCCTCAAGGTCACCCCTGGGAAGAGAGCAGGACGCGTGTGACTCAGTTCCCCCCAAGGTGTTGGTCACACCCAGCCACATGCTGCAGACTCCCACACACTGCTGTCTGGCCCAGTGGCCAAGCATGGGTTGCTGCGGTCCTCAGGGGCCCCCGTGCGAGGGGACAGTGTCTGCGTGTCCTCCACAACAGTGGCTCCACAGGGGCCCTGCCCGACTTGTCGGAACCACGCTAGGCGGAGTTGTATTTgaatacacatttgaaaaatctTCACTGGTTTTGATTAAAAGCAATTGACAACATGTTAATTGTACAAAAAGTCAGGATGCACACGTGTAGGGAGTGGCAGTGGTTGCCTGTGTGCTGGGCATCCTCACTTCTGTGAGCGTCAGACGCGCGACCCTGTGTGTGCCATAAATTGGATAAATGGGGTCCCACCACCCAGATTCTACTCTCCTCCTTCCGTGTCCCGATGCTGTTGTAAGTGTGTCGTCATCGAACTGTCCACAGATACCACGTGCTGTTTCCCTGTGTGAATGAAGCTGGCCCCTTTGACATGGGGACTTTTTTAGATACGTCAGCCGGTATTCTGTCCTTTCGTGGATGCTGTGGGCACAACGTCTGTGTGCAGATTCAGGTCAAACCCTGGCGAGGATCTGACCCAGGGGAGCATGGGCACACCGCACAGGGTCCTCTCTGCTGGCGCTCTCAGCCTGTTCGTGCGTGTCAGTGGTggctgctcccccccaccccccgggctcCGGGCGAAGCACGTGTGCCACGCATCACGCTCTGTTCTGCAGCCACCGTGAGCTTACCTGTTGCCTGGCTCTAAAAACAACGCCCAGTAGAGCACTGTGGTGTTGTGATGCTGGGTGAAGGG belongs to Acinonyx jubatus isolate Ajub_Pintada_27869175 chromosome A1, VMU_Ajub_asm_v1.0, whole genome shotgun sequence and includes:
- the TFDP1 gene encoding transcription factor Dp-1 isoform X1, whose translation is MAKDAGLIEANGELKVFIDQNLSPGKGVVSLVAVHPSTVSTLGKQLLPKTFGQSNVNIAQQVVIGTPQRPAAPNTIVVGSPHTPNTHFVSQNQPSDPSPWSAGKRHRKGEKNGKGLRHFSMKVCEKVQRKGTTSYNEVADELVAEFSAADNHILPNESAYDQKNIRRRVYDALNVLMAMNIISKEKKEIKWIGLPTNSAQECQNLEVERQRRLERIKQKQSQLQELILQQIAFKNLVQRNRQAEQQASRPPPPNSVIHLPFIIVNTSKKTVIDCSISNDKWQVTPFLGVTVPRFEYLFNFDNTFEIHDDVEVLKRMGMACGLESGTCSAQDLKTARSLVPKALEPYVTEMAQGSIGGVFVTSVSTSNGTRLSASDLTNGADGVLATSSSGSQYSGSRVETPVSYVGEDEEEDDDFNENEEED
- the ATP4B gene encoding potassium-transporting ATPase subunit beta, coding for MAALQEKKSCSQRMEEFQRYCWNPDTGQMLGRTLSRWVWISLYYVAFYVVMTAIFALCIYTLMCTIDPYTPDYQDQLKSPGVTLRPDVYGDKGLDISYNVSDNRTWVDLVHTLHTFLAGYSPESQQDSINCTFKEYFFQEKFMAPNHTKFSCKFTADMLQNCSGLVDPNFGFAEGRPCFVIKMNRIVKFLPSNSTAPRVDCAFLDQQKDAQPLQVEYFPPNGTFSLHYFPYYGSKAQPHYSNPLVAVKLLNVPRNTEVLIVCKILADHVTFDNPHDPYEGKVEFKLKIQQ